A genomic window from Thiomonas arsenitoxydans includes:
- the mutM gene encoding bifunctional DNA-formamidopyrimidine glycosylase/DNA-(apurinic or apyrimidinic site) lyase — protein sequence MPELPEVEVTRQGLEPALLGARLTGLRLGKPLRWPLNIDPQTLVGLRIKALERRGKYLLLRLSQTAAAPNTAGVLIVHLGMSGSLRWTPAAQAPAPLSPHEHVEWLTDRGVLRLRDPRRFGAVLWHAGDEVQRHPLLRVLGPEPLGADFDGATLCRALAGRKAAIKPLLLSQHIVAGIGNIYACEALFRAQIDPRTPASHLRPVHCDRLAAAVRETLRQAVALGGSSLRDFAHSDGELGYFQMQALVYGRAGQPCRVCATPIRQIVQGQRSTYFCPKCQKILKAKPKAGIR from the coding sequence ATGCCCGAACTGCCCGAAGTCGAAGTCACCCGCCAGGGTCTGGAGCCCGCCTTGCTCGGCGCCCGCCTGACCGGTCTGCGCCTGGGTAAACCGCTGCGCTGGCCGCTGAACATCGACCCGCAAACGCTGGTCGGGCTGCGCATCAAAGCGCTTGAGCGGCGCGGCAAATATCTGCTGCTGCGACTGTCGCAGACCGCCGCCGCGCCGAACACCGCAGGCGTGCTGATCGTGCATCTGGGCATGTCGGGTTCTTTGCGCTGGACACCGGCCGCGCAAGCGCCCGCCCCGCTGTCGCCGCACGAGCATGTGGAATGGCTGACCGACCGCGGGGTGCTGCGCCTGCGCGATCCGCGCCGGTTCGGCGCGGTGCTCTGGCACGCGGGTGACGAGGTGCAGCGCCATCCCCTGCTGCGCGTGCTCGGGCCCGAGCCGCTGGGCGCCGACTTCGACGGCGCCACACTCTGCCGCGCGCTGGCCGGACGCAAGGCGGCGATCAAGCCGCTGCTGCTGTCGCAGCACATCGTCGCCGGAATTGGCAATATCTACGCCTGCGAGGCTCTGTTTCGCGCGCAGATCGACCCGCGCACACCGGCTTCGCATCTGCGCCCCGTCCATTGCGATCGTCTGGCCGCGGCGGTACGCGAAACTTTGCGACAGGCGGTGGCGCTGGGGGGCAGCAGCCTGCGCGACTTTGCCCACAGCGATGGCGAACTGGGTTATTTCCAGATGCAGGCGCTGGTTTACGGCCGAGCCGGGCAGCCTTGTCGCGTCTGCGCCACGCCCATCCGGCAGATCGTGCAGGGGCAGCGCAGTACCTATTTCTGCCCCAAGTGCCAAAAAATTCTCAAAGCCAAGCCCAAGGCGGGGATACGCTGA
- a CDS encoding tetratricopeptide repeat protein produces the protein MRAAVLVSALLFPALTAVPIAAYAQQSAVRASAQETARQVFAILAGEIAANTGHPGVAYTELLKAAKELDSEPLYRRAAEIALRAGAPDKALAAAQAWRKAMPGSREASAWVVQLLLLMGKTSEAGSAIAQDLANTPEPQRGQAIADLLPLAAQASDAAATLSMMRTALAGQRQFAQTDVVLGLLRARAGDQKGGFADALHALTLNPGLAPAAALLIQLYTVNPQAADGAMQKFSAAQPKDSGLRLAWAQAALAQQRDGIALNALEKLVVDAPDLAPAWLILGSLQTEFGQPARAVVSLQTYLRLARAQTEPPVLTPAYIALAEASRKLGDLDQANRWLDQIEPDASNHLAVLSNRAAILVQQGKVNDALKLAETLPEATDAQRKDRLLARAQVLREAGRFDASYKLLQSGLKQTPNDVDLLYEASMMADKSGHIKDMLQMLRKAIALDPESQPAYNALGYTLADRGEQLPEARKLVARALELSPGNPFVLDSMGWVEHKMGHNDQALDLLQQAYDARPDPEIGAHLGEVLWQLGQRDRARAIWHEAIERAPHDTMVQAVLRKYGVTF, from the coding sequence ATGCGCGCTGCCGTTCTTGTGTCGGCCCTGTTGTTTCCGGCTCTCACCGCTGTGCCTATTGCAGCCTATGCACAGCAGTCGGCCGTTCGGGCCAGCGCGCAGGAAACCGCGCGGCAGGTCTTTGCCATTCTGGCTGGAGAGATTGCGGCGAATACCGGGCATCCCGGCGTGGCCTACACCGAGTTGCTCAAGGCGGCAAAGGAACTGGATTCCGAGCCGCTCTACCGACGCGCGGCGGAAATCGCCTTGCGCGCAGGCGCGCCCGACAAGGCGCTCGCAGCCGCTCAGGCCTGGCGCAAAGCCATGCCCGGTTCTCGAGAGGCCAGCGCCTGGGTCGTGCAACTGCTTTTGCTCATGGGGAAAACCAGCGAGGCTGGCTCGGCCATCGCCCAAGACCTGGCCAATACTCCCGAACCGCAGCGCGGGCAAGCCATTGCCGATCTGCTGCCCCTGGCCGCTCAGGCGAGCGATGCCGCCGCCACGCTGTCGATGATGCGCACTGCGCTGGCCGGGCAGCGGCAATTCGCGCAGACCGATGTGGTGCTGGGTTTGCTGCGCGCGCGCGCCGGAGACCAGAAGGGGGGCTTCGCCGATGCGCTGCACGCCCTGACGCTCAACCCAGGGCTGGCCCCGGCGGCGGCGCTGCTGATACAGCTCTACACCGTCAACCCGCAGGCGGCTGACGGCGCGATGCAGAAATTTTCCGCAGCCCAGCCCAAAGACAGCGGCCTGCGTCTGGCCTGGGCGCAGGCTGCGCTGGCCCAGCAGCGCGACGGCATTGCGCTGAACGCGCTCGAAAAACTGGTGGTCGATGCGCCTGATCTCGCCCCGGCCTGGCTGATATTGGGCAGCCTGCAGACTGAATTCGGCCAGCCCGCGCGCGCGGTGGTCTCGTTGCAAACCTATCTGCGGCTGGCGCGCGCCCAGACCGAGCCGCCCGTGCTGACCCCGGCTTACATCGCGCTGGCGGAGGCTTCGCGCAAGCTGGGCGATCTGGATCAGGCCAACCGCTGGCTCGATCAGATCGAGCCAGATGCCAGCAACCACCTTGCCGTGCTCAGCAACCGCGCGGCCATTCTGGTGCAGCAGGGCAAGGTGAACGACGCCCTCAAGCTGGCGGAAACCTTGCCCGAGGCGACCGACGCGCAGCGCAAAGACCGGCTGCTGGCACGGGCGCAGGTGTTGCGCGAGGCCGGGCGCTTCGATGCGTCTTACAAGCTGCTGCAATCCGGCCTCAAGCAGACTCCCAACGACGTCGATCTGCTGTACGAAGCCTCGATGATGGCCGACAAGAGCGGGCACATCAAAGACATGCTGCAGATGCTGCGAAAGGCTATTGCGCTCGACCCCGAGTCGCAACCGGCCTACAACGCGCTGGGCTACACCCTCGCTGACCGTGGCGAGCAGTTGCCCGAAGCGCGCAAGCTCGTCGCCCGCGCGCTGGAACTCTCGCCTGGCAATCCCTTCGTGCTCGACAGCATGGGCTGGGTCGAACACAAAATGGGCCACAACGATCAGGCGCTCGATTTGCTGCAGCAGGCGTATGACGCGCGGCCCGATCCGGAAATCGGCGCGCATCTGGGCGAGGTGCTGTGGCAGCTCGGCCAGCGCGACCGGGCGCGCGCCATCTGGCACGAGGCCATCGAGCGCGCGCCGCACGACACTATGGTGCAGGCGGTGCTGCGCAAATACGGCGTGACATTCTGA
- a CDS encoding lipoprotein insertase outer membrane protein LolB, whose protein sequence is MRRRLFAGVIAGAVVGVMALGGCATPQLPQSSEPANTLALAGRLSLVSGTPDAQKALYGGFRLVLRGAVSGEFEVFSPLGQMLAKAQWSSGQASLDNGRQIQHYASFDDMTRAALGVALPQAALQDWVRGRPAASLPSQTLTDGGFEQLGWKVQPTWRDGQLALLKAQRLAGDPAELRMAIESATTAAPQTAP, encoded by the coding sequence ATGCGGCGTCGCCTCTTTGCAGGGGTTATCGCCGGGGCTGTCGTTGGGGTGATGGCCCTTGGCGGCTGCGCCACGCCCCAACTGCCGCAGTCGTCCGAGCCCGCCAATACGCTCGCGCTGGCGGGGCGGCTGTCACTCGTCAGCGGCACGCCCGATGCGCAGAAGGCGCTTTACGGTGGTTTCCGGTTGGTGTTGCGCGGGGCCGTTTCCGGCGAGTTCGAAGTCTTTTCCCCGCTGGGTCAAATGCTGGCCAAGGCGCAATGGAGTTCCGGTCAAGCCAGCCTGGATAACGGCCGACAGATACAGCACTACGCCTCATTCGACGACATGACCCGCGCCGCCTTGGGCGTGGCCTTGCCGCAGGCTGCGTTGCAGGACTGGGTGCGAGGGCGACCGGCTGCCAGCCTGCCTTCGCAAACCCTGACAGACGGCGGTTTCGAACAACTGGGCTGGAAGGTGCAGCCCACTTGGCGTGACGGCCAGCTCGCGCTTCTCAAGGCGCAACGCCTGGCGGGCGACCCGGCGGAGCTGCGCATGGCGATTGAATCTGCCACGACGGCAGCGCCGCAAACCGCTCCCTGA
- the ispE gene encoding 4-(cytidine 5'-diphospho)-2-C-methyl-D-erythritol kinase has product MRALFNLPAPAKINWFLHVTGKRPDGYHTLQTVFQFIDWCDTLDLIRRDDGLIHRIGADELPQDDLCVRAARLLQQATQCESGVDIHLRKCIPQQAGLGGGSSDAATVLIGLNRLWRLDLPRAKLMQLALQLGADVPIFIYGRNAWAEGVGEQLQPIDLPTSSFAVVHPARGLSTRAVFSTLDLTTKKPEETIAGFAEWLGEFFAPDGRQKNRHQKSQSKNCQQDDQRSSLCPVWGRNDLQPGAEALEPEVTQALQILHTALMGPLAAHSPTLRSELLFDARMTGSGSAVFALIGASDRSGLPSRHGPSDEVLGGLPDLLPEGWQGRLCKGLREHPLRDWIDA; this is encoded by the coding sequence ATGCGTGCCCTGTTCAATCTGCCCGCCCCGGCGAAAATCAACTGGTTTTTGCACGTCACCGGCAAGCGCCCAGACGGCTATCACACCCTGCAGACGGTCTTTCAGTTCATCGATTGGTGCGACACGCTCGATCTGATCCGGCGTGACGATGGTCTCATCCACCGCATCGGCGCTGACGAACTGCCGCAAGACGACCTTTGCGTGCGCGCCGCCCGCCTGCTCCAACAGGCGACGCAGTGCGAAAGCGGCGTCGATATTCATCTGCGCAAGTGCATTCCGCAACAGGCCGGGCTCGGAGGCGGAAGTTCCGATGCTGCCACGGTACTGATCGGCCTCAACCGTCTCTGGCGCCTCGATCTGCCGCGCGCCAAACTGATGCAACTCGCCTTGCAACTCGGCGCCGACGTGCCGATTTTCATCTACGGCCGCAACGCCTGGGCCGAGGGCGTCGGCGAGCAGTTGCAGCCAATCGATCTGCCCACGTCGAGTTTTGCTGTGGTGCATCCGGCACGCGGCCTGTCCACACGTGCGGTGTTTTCCACCCTTGACTTGACAACCAAAAAACCCGAAGAAACAATAGCAGGCTTTGCTGAATGGCTGGGCGAATTTTTCGCACCAGATGGGCGGCAGAAAAATCGGCACCAGAAAAGTCAGAGCAAAAACTGTCAACAAGACGATCAGCGAAGCAGTCTTTGCCCTGTCTGGGGCAGAAACGATTTGCAGCCCGGCGCCGAGGCGCTGGAGCCTGAGGTGACTCAGGCACTGCAGATTTTGCATACTGCGTTGATGGGGCCGCTGGCAGCACACTCGCCGACGTTGCGTTCTGAGTTGCTTTTCGATGCGCGAATGACGGGTTCTGGCAGCGCAGTTTTTGCTTTGATCGGTGCGTCAGATCGATCTGGTTTGCCGAGCAGGCACGGGCCGTCTGATGAGGTGTTGGGTGGTTTGCCGGACTTGTTGCCTGAGGGTTGGCAGGGCCGGTTGTGCAAGGGTTTGCGCGAGCATCCGTTGCGCGATTGGATTGACGCATAA